From one Catellatospora sp. IY07-71 genomic stretch:
- a CDS encoding tripartite tricarboxylate transporter permease — MSSLSHLFDGFASVLSPQNLLYAAIGVTIGTLVGVLPGIGPALTIALLLPVSLQLDDPTGTLIMFAGIYYGAMYGGSTTSILLNTPGESASVATSIEGYRMAQRGRARAALATAAIGSFVAATISTVLLAFVAEPMAGFAVTFRASDYFALAVLAMVTVTALVGASLPRGLMSLTFGLFLGLVGIDSLTGQARFTFGVPELLDGVDIVTVIVGLFAIGETLYIASRLKDLPAKVAPLEPARGGFAWLSRQDWARSWPAWLRGTLFGFPFGALPSGGAEIPTFLSYTVEKRRSKHRDEWGNGAIEGVAGPEAANNASFSGVLVPLLTLGIPTSATAAVMLAAFGYFDLSPGPQLFEKSPDLVWALIASLFVGNVMLLALNLPLIRIWVKVLQIPRPLLYTGILVFATLGVYAVSGSVVDVLIAYAIGVLAMFMRRFDFPIAPVILGLILGPMMETQFRRALLLSDGDLSVFVTRPLTVTLLSLALVALALPHLPKMWTRLRGGSGARRLSFAEDD; from the coding sequence ATGAGTTCCCTGTCCCATCTGTTCGACGGCTTCGCCTCCGTGCTGAGCCCGCAGAACCTGCTCTACGCCGCGATCGGCGTCACCATCGGCACGCTGGTCGGCGTGCTGCCCGGCATCGGCCCGGCGCTCACCATCGCGCTGCTGCTGCCCGTGTCGCTGCAGCTCGACGACCCGACCGGCACTCTCATCATGTTCGCGGGCATCTACTACGGCGCCATGTACGGCGGGTCGACGACCTCGATCCTGCTCAACACCCCGGGCGAGTCGGCGTCGGTGGCCACCTCGATCGAGGGGTACCGGATGGCCCAGCGTGGCCGTGCCCGCGCCGCGCTGGCCACCGCCGCGATCGGCTCGTTCGTGGCCGCGACCATCTCCACCGTGCTGCTCGCGTTCGTCGCCGAACCGATGGCGGGTTTCGCCGTCACGTTCCGTGCCTCGGACTACTTCGCGCTCGCGGTCCTGGCCATGGTCACCGTCACCGCGCTGGTCGGCGCGTCCCTGCCCCGCGGCCTGATGTCGCTGACCTTCGGGCTGTTCCTCGGCCTGGTCGGCATCGACTCGCTGACCGGCCAGGCCCGCTTTACCTTCGGCGTGCCCGAGCTGCTCGACGGCGTCGACATCGTCACCGTCATCGTCGGCCTGTTCGCCATCGGCGAGACCCTCTACATCGCCTCACGCCTGAAGGACCTGCCGGCCAAGGTGGCGCCGCTGGAGCCGGCCAGGGGCGGCTTCGCGTGGCTGAGCCGCCAGGACTGGGCCAGGTCCTGGCCCGCGTGGCTGCGCGGCACCCTGTTCGGGTTCCCGTTCGGCGCGCTGCCCTCCGGCGGGGCCGAGATCCCGACCTTCCTGTCGTACACCGTCGAGAAACGCCGCTCCAAGCACCGGGACGAGTGGGGCAACGGCGCGATCGAGGGCGTCGCCGGGCCGGAGGCCGCCAACAACGCCTCCTTCTCGGGCGTGCTCGTGCCGCTGCTCACGCTCGGCATCCCGACCTCGGCCACGGCCGCGGTCATGCTCGCCGCGTTCGGCTACTTCGACCTGTCGCCCGGACCGCAGCTGTTCGAGAAGTCCCCGGACCTGGTCTGGGCGCTCATCGCGTCGCTGTTCGTCGGCAACGTGATGCTGCTGGCGCTGAACCTGCCGCTCATCCGGATCTGGGTCAAGGTCCTGCAGATCCCGCGGCCGCTGCTGTACACCGGCATCCTGGTGTTCGCCACCCTCGGCGTGTACGCCGTGTCCGGCAGCGTCGTCGACGTGCTCATCGCGTACGCCATCGGCGTGCTGGCGATGTTCATGCGCCGGTTCGACTTCCCGATCGCGCCGGTGATCCTCGGGCTGATCCTCGGGCCGATGATGGAGACCCAGTTCCGGCGGGCGCTGCTGCTGTCCGACGGCGACCTGTCGGTGTTCGTCACCCGCCCGCTGACGGTGACCCTGCTGTCCCTGGCGCTCGTCGCGCTCGCCCTGCCTCACCTGCCGAAGATGTGGACCCGGCTGCGCGGCGGCAGCGGCGCCCGGCGCCTGTCGTTCGCCGAGGACGACTGA
- a CDS encoding tripartite tricarboxylate transporter TctB family protein gives MSGATNTPGAAKAAPGPIIAAGLLFAVGALLFSQALALAADRGYAPSGPALAPVVVTGLWVLVSLAYLAESIKARDAAAEGAGSWRTPLLLLVALVVYALVLKYTVTGYVLATAAFILATARLLSSRPVREVIVRDLLVAAGLSVGVYLVFTRLLGIVLPAGVLPL, from the coding sequence GTGTCCGGCGCTACGAACACCCCGGGGGCGGCCAAGGCCGCCCCCGGGCCCATCATCGCCGCGGGCCTGCTCTTCGCCGTCGGGGCACTGCTGTTCAGCCAGGCCCTCGCGCTGGCCGCCGACCGCGGGTATGCCCCGTCCGGCCCCGCGCTGGCACCGGTCGTCGTGACCGGGCTGTGGGTGCTGGTGTCCCTGGCCTACCTCGCCGAGTCCATCAAGGCACGCGACGCGGCGGCCGAGGGCGCGGGCAGCTGGCGTACGCCGTTGCTGCTGCTGGTCGCGCTGGTCGTCTATGCGCTCGTGCTCAAGTACACCGTCACCGGTTACGTCCTGGCCACCGCCGCGTTCATCCTGGCCACGGCGCGGCTGCTGAGCAGCCGCCCGGTCCGGGAGGTGATCGTGCGGGACCTGCTCGTCGCGGCCGGCCTGTCCGTGGGCGTCTATCTCGTGTTCACCCGCCTGCTCGGCATCGTCCTGCCCGCCGGAGTGCTGCCCCTATGA
- a CDS encoding tripartite tricarboxylate transporter substrate binding protein → MLRRTLVAALPALLLATTACAEQSVGDPNAPAGSAVAYPSKTLQIMAPAGAGGGWDTTARTLQQALQGAGLLGGQSAEVRNVTGAAGTIGLAELVTSHKGDAHQLMVTGLVMVGGVVTNKSPVDLSQTTPIATLTAESEVIVVKSDSKYQTLKQLVDDVKADPTSVKWGGGSAGGTDQILVGLLAKAAGADASTVAKQYIAYSGGGETKAGLLSGDISVAVSGTSEFADLVKAGTVRALAVSSATGGDAGLGTPTPSIKESGYDLELMNWRGLVAPPGISDAEQAAVIAMVDKLHASAQWQQALADKKWTDFYRTGNEATTFFADEHTRIKAVLTEIGLG, encoded by the coding sequence ATGCTCAGACGTACTCTCGTGGCCGCCCTCCCGGCGCTGCTGCTGGCCACGACCGCGTGTGCCGAGCAGTCGGTCGGCGACCCGAACGCCCCTGCGGGCTCGGCGGTCGCGTACCCGAGCAAGACCCTGCAGATCATGGCCCCGGCCGGCGCCGGCGGCGGCTGGGACACCACCGCCCGCACGCTGCAGCAGGCGCTGCAGGGCGCCGGGCTGCTCGGCGGCCAGTCCGCCGAGGTCCGCAACGTCACCGGCGCGGCCGGCACGATCGGCCTGGCCGAGCTGGTGACCAGCCACAAGGGCGACGCCCACCAGCTGATGGTGACCGGCCTGGTGATGGTCGGCGGCGTGGTGACCAACAAGTCGCCGGTCGACCTGTCGCAGACCACCCCGATCGCGACGCTGACCGCCGAGTCCGAGGTCATCGTCGTCAAGTCCGACTCCAAGTACCAGACGCTCAAGCAGCTGGTCGACGACGTCAAGGCCGACCCGACGTCGGTCAAGTGGGGCGGCGGCTCCGCCGGTGGCACCGACCAGATCCTGGTCGGGCTGCTGGCCAAGGCCGCGGGCGCGGACGCGTCGACGGTCGCGAAGCAGTACATTGCCTACTCCGGCGGCGGCGAGACCAAGGCCGGTCTGCTGTCCGGCGACATCAGCGTCGCGGTCTCCGGCACCAGCGAGTTCGCCGACCTGGTCAAGGCCGGTACCGTGCGGGCGCTGGCGGTGTCGAGCGCGACCGGCGGCGACGCCGGGCTGGGCACCCCGACGCCGAGCATCAAGGAGTCCGGCTACGACCTGGAGCTGATGAACTGGCGTGGCCTGGTCGCCCCGCCCGGCATCAGCGACGCGGAGCAGGCCGCCGTCATCGCGATGGTCGACAAGCTGCACGCCTCGGCGCAGTGGCAGCAGGCGCTGGCCGACAAGAAGTGGACCGACTTCTACCGCACCGGCAACGAGGCGACCACGTTCTTCGCCGACGAGCACACCCGGATCAAGGCCGTGCTGACCGAGATCGGCCTGGGCTAG